A window of the Actinomycetota bacterium genome harbors these coding sequences:
- a CDS encoding zinc ribbon domain-containing protein: MTCPSCGTENPPGGKFCSECGTSLALTCPSCGSAVAAEAKFCSECGTPLAGQPPVVGPSSTCWCSTNWATSRPPRSGPSCCSTSSPPRTSGRA, translated from the coding sequence GTGACCTGCCCGAGCTGCGGCACCGAGAACCCACCGGGCGGCAAGTTCTGCTCGGAGTGCGGGACCAGCCTCGCGCTGACGTGCCCGTCGTGCGGCTCGGCCGTGGCAGCCGAGGCGAAGTTCTGCTCGGAGTGCGGGACGCCGTTGGCGGGCCAGCCGCCCGTCGTTGGGCCAAGCTCGACCTGCTGGTGCTCGACGAATTGGGCTACGTCCCGGCCTCCAAGGTCGGGGCCGAGCTGCTGTTCGACGTCATCTCCACCGCGTACGAGCGGACGAGCCTGA